A window from Fibrobacter sp. encodes these proteins:
- a CDS encoding site-specific integrase, protein MKNGGQSLYLDWFFHGKREREFLGLYLGKDKVQNATTMRLAQQLKAKKMEELIAIEAGIAVKKFEATSISFRDYALEVASRYKVKNTVRSFTSAAKRIPNKIMLASVDRACLSKIIRDAWGDCSQNAQNSNGAFLKLAMRQAFKEGLIPQLPDFSGVVPSPKPGNKVFLTLDEIKQFMVVEPPVEKCGASAARRWFMIKGAFLFGCFTGLRYSDIYKAKWGDIQDGILITEQMKTKEEVRIPLSQNALQFIPQRNENVRDEDRIFDAIPGRSCHADIKLAKLVELSGIKKHITFHCSRHTCATLMLSYGADLYTVSKILGHTNVKTTQIYTKVLDEGKRKAVELVPKI, encoded by the coding sequence ATGAAAAATGGAGGCCAGTCCCTATATCTGGATTGGTTCTTTCATGGCAAAAGGGAACGCGAATTTTTAGGACTCTATCTTGGAAAAGATAAAGTTCAAAATGCAACTACAATGCGTTTGGCCCAACAGCTCAAGGCAAAGAAGATGGAAGAGCTGATCGCCATTGAAGCTGGAATCGCTGTCAAGAAATTTGAAGCAACCAGCATCTCATTTAGAGATTATGCTTTGGAAGTTGCAAGTCGATATAAAGTGAAAAATACCGTTCGATCTTTTACGTCGGCTGCGAAACGTATTCCGAATAAGATAATGCTCGCTTCTGTTGATAGGGCCTGCCTTTCAAAGATCATTCGAGATGCTTGGGGAGACTGTTCTCAAAACGCACAAAACTCAAACGGTGCGTTTCTTAAGTTGGCCATGCGACAAGCTTTCAAGGAAGGTCTTATTCCTCAGCTCCCGGATTTTTCCGGTGTTGTTCCTTCACCAAAGCCTGGCAATAAGGTTTTCTTGACGCTGGATGAAATAAAGCAATTCATGGTTGTAGAACCTCCTGTTGAGAAATGTGGCGCTTCTGCAGCAAGGCGCTGGTTCATGATAAAGGGCGCTTTTCTTTTCGGTTGTTTTACGGGACTTCGTTATAGCGATATTTATAAGGCAAAATGGGGCGACATTCAAGACGGTATTTTGATTACGGAACAGATGAAAACGAAGGAGGAAGTTCGTATTCCTCTTTCGCAAAACGCCTTGCAATTTATTCCGCAAAGAAACGAAAACGTTCGAGACGAAGATCGAATTTTTGACGCCATTCCTGGTAGATCATGTCATGCAGATATAAAACTTGCTAAGCTGGTGGAACTTTCCGGGATAAAGAAGCACATTACGTTTCACTGTTCCCGTCATACCTGTGCGACCTTGATGCTTTCCTATGGGGCGGACCTTTATACCGTCAGCAAGATTTTGGGCCACACCAACGTCAAGACTACCCAAATCTACACAAAGGTGCTGGATGAGGGCAAGCGCAAGGCTGTCGAACTGGTTCCCAAGATTTAG
- a CDS encoding SpoVG family protein, which produces MNNEQKQIETLKEDIKGANRTIEELEHEVEMLRAKVHEQSKKGNAENVFDCLAITNVQVFPFKEGASLGHMKGLASVVFNDQLMLRGLRIMDGENGLFVGYPNDPFYKGEDFRCIAQPITRQLREHIENCILEKYQAAIA; this is translated from the coding sequence ATGAATAATGAACAGAAACAGATTGAAACCCTCAAGGAAGACATCAAGGGTGCAAATCGAACCATCGAAGAACTGGAACATGAAGTTGAGATGCTTCGCGCGAAGGTTCACGAACAGTCCAAAAAGGGAAATGCAGAAAACGTCTTTGACTGTTTGGCAATCACGAACGTGCAGGTTTTCCCCTTCAAGGAAGGTGCAAGCCTGGGTCACATGAAGGGTCTTGCAAGCGTTGTTTTCAACGACCAGCTCATGCTTCGCGGCTTGCGCATTATGGACGGTGAAAACGGTCTTTTTGTTGGCTATCCGAACGATCCATTCTACAAGGGCGAGGATTTCCGCTGTATCGCCCAGCCCATTACCCGCCAGCTTCGTGAACACATCGAAAATTGCATCCTGGAAAAATACCAGGCCGCAATCGCTTAA